A window from Kovacikia minuta CCNUW1 encodes these proteins:
- a CDS encoding DUF3536 domain-containing protein — translation MSSNSDDRSLNQSLAAELAIKATQNGTMHQGNDPALGTGLEPFQPANSCTDGFPNPLQTAQGIYVTVHGHFYQPPRENPYLDAIERQPSASPFHDWNERIHHECYRPNAFARILSDRGEVVGIINNFEYFSFNIGATLMSWLERYDLETYQRILDADRKSCARLDGHGNAIAQVYNHIIMPLANDRDKRTQIRWGKEDFRSRFGRDPEGMWLAETAVDSSTLEALIAEGIKFIVLAPSQAQRCRPLASTDTPDPTWHEVGGGQIDPTRPYRCFLKNQESEARSQENSHTPHPTPHIPYIDIFFYDGPISRDMGFDDTALSNSYHFASRLGQAVRGDHRPSQLIAVATDGETFGHHKGGTEKCLAYAFTAEFPRRGWTVTNFAHYLSLNSPTWEVELKPVTAWSCSHGVDRWQEDCGCGGGGIWNQKWRRPLRDALDWLRDQLVKVYEDAGQKTISRSLAGAG, via the coding sequence ATGAGCTCAAATTCTGATGATCGATCGCTAAATCAATCCCTAGCGGCTGAACTTGCGATTAAAGCTACCCAAAACGGAACCATGCACCAGGGAAATGATCCCGCCCTGGGTACCGGGTTAGAACCGTTTCAGCCTGCCAACAGTTGTACCGATGGGTTCCCGAATCCGCTCCAAACAGCTCAGGGAATTTACGTCACCGTTCATGGACACTTCTACCAACCCCCCCGCGAAAACCCCTATTTAGATGCGATCGAACGGCAGCCCAGCGCATCCCCTTTCCACGACTGGAATGAGCGAATTCATCACGAATGTTACCGCCCCAATGCCTTTGCCAGGATTTTGAGCGATCGCGGAGAAGTGGTGGGGATCATCAACAACTTTGAGTATTTCAGCTTTAACATCGGTGCCACTCTGATGAGCTGGCTGGAACGCTATGACCTGGAGACCTACCAGCGAATTCTTGATGCAGACCGCAAAAGTTGCGCCCGTTTAGACGGCCATGGGAATGCGATCGCCCAGGTCTACAACCACATCATCATGCCACTGGCAAATGATCGGGACAAACGTACCCAGATTCGGTGGGGTAAAGAAGACTTCCGCTCCCGCTTTGGACGTGATCCCGAAGGAATGTGGTTGGCGGAAACCGCTGTCGATTCCTCCACCCTGGAAGCCCTGATTGCCGAGGGGATCAAATTCATCGTTCTGGCTCCCTCCCAGGCGCAACGGTGCCGCCCCCTCGCCAGCACCGACACTCCCGACCCAACCTGGCACGAAGTTGGCGGCGGTCAAATTGATCCCACCCGCCCCTACCGTTGCTTTTTGAAGAATCAGGAGTCAGAAGCCAGGAGCCAGGAGAATTCCCACACCCCACATCCCACACCCCACATCCCTTACATTGACATCTTCTTCTACGACGGACCGATTTCCCGCGATATGGGGTTTGATGACACTGCCCTGAGTAACTCCTACCACTTTGCTAGCCGCTTGGGTCAGGCAGTACGCGGGGATCATCGTCCCTCCCAACTGATTGCAGTGGCAACGGATGGGGAAACCTTTGGTCACCACAAGGGTGGTACAGAGAAGTGCCTTGCCTATGCCTTTACCGCTGAGTTCCCCCGTCGGGGCTGGACAGTGACCAATTTTGCCCATTACCTGTCCCTCAATTCACCCACCTGGGAAGTAGAACTTAAGCCTGTGACTGCCTGGAGTTGTAGCCACGGGGTCGATCGCTGGCAGGAAGACTGTGGCTGTGGTGGAGGTGGCATCTGGAACCAGAAATGGCGGCGTCCCCTACGGGATGCCCTGGACTGGCTCCGGGATCAACTGGTTAAAGTCTATGAGGATGCCGGGCAAAAAACTATTTCAAGATCCCTGGCAGGCGCGGGATGA
- a CDS encoding DUF3536 domain-containing protein, which yields MPGKKLFQDPWQARDEYIRVVRDRTLANVTAFLTRHQSHKLNAQERVDALRLLEMQRHALLMYTSCGWFFEELSRPEGVQILRYAARALELAGDVTGVQLEKALIKRLTLAPSNVDFFKNGAEVYRQLVKSAQISLEQVAAQYAITSLFTPYPKEQQVYCYTANQLDYQLQRIGSLTLAVGQLHLTSEITRETGNLVFAVLHLGGWDFHCCIQPFSGRRDYSHLKERLFESLQLASAAQIILAMNQVFRSQSYNLQSLFAEERHRIMRLLTHETLTRLDQLYTQVYRDNYGVLMAFHRDELAVPQELQVAAEVALSHRASLSLRALEQESSDLSIEASQLGLSHLAELEAIAIEAAHLRCQLNLPEAKPTLERMILRSLWQILHNFDPSTLKSNLQRLVRLIDLGQQMNLNLSLAQAQELYFYQLHSGIIPQLLAERDKIGQNSAIASKVKPTVETEHLRLLLQLGQKLAIHVSGLMAEHL from the coding sequence ATGCCGGGCAAAAAACTATTTCAAGATCCCTGGCAGGCGCGGGATGAGTACATCCGGGTTGTTCGCGATCGCACCCTTGCCAACGTTACCGCCTTCCTCACCCGGCACCAGTCCCACAAGCTAAACGCTCAGGAGCGGGTAGATGCCCTTCGCCTGCTGGAGATGCAGCGTCATGCCCTGCTGATGTACACCAGTTGCGGTTGGTTTTTTGAAGAATTATCCCGTCCAGAGGGTGTCCAAATTCTTCGTTATGCTGCCAGAGCGTTAGAACTTGCTGGAGACGTAACCGGAGTTCAACTAGAAAAAGCATTGATTAAGCGATTGACCCTGGCTCCCAGCAACGTCGATTTCTTTAAAAATGGCGCGGAAGTCTACCGCCAATTGGTTAAATCCGCTCAAATCAGCCTGGAGCAAGTGGCTGCCCAATATGCCATTACTTCCCTCTTTACCCCCTATCCCAAGGAACAACAGGTTTACTGCTACACCGCAAACCAGTTGGACTACCAACTTCAGCGCATTGGCTCCCTGACCCTTGCCGTGGGGCAACTTCATTTAACTTCGGAGATTACCCGAGAGACTGGAAACCTGGTATTTGCAGTGCTGCATCTGGGCGGTTGGGACTTCCACTGTTGTATCCAACCCTTCTCTGGACGACGAGATTACAGCCATCTAAAAGAGCGATTGTTTGAGTCACTCCAGTTAGCCAGCGCAGCCCAAATCATCTTGGCAATGAATCAGGTCTTTCGAAGTCAGTCCTATAACCTCCAGAGCCTATTTGCAGAGGAGCGCCATCGGATTATGCGGCTGTTGACCCATGAGACCCTGACCCGTTTAGATCAGCTCTACACGCAGGTCTACCGGGATAACTATGGGGTTTTAATGGCATTCCACCGGGATGAATTAGCGGTGCCCCAGGAACTGCAAGTTGCGGCAGAAGTCGCCCTCAGCCATCGCGCTTCCCTGTCTCTGCGTGCCCTAGAGCAGGAGAGTAGTGATTTGTCGATCGAAGCTTCGCAGTTGGGGTTAAGCCACCTGGCAGAACTGGAGGCAATCGCCATCGAAGCTGCCCATTTGCGTTGTCAGCTCAATCTGCCGGAAGCCAAACCAACCCTGGAACGGATGATCCTGCGATCGCTGTGGCAGATTTTGCATAATTTCGACCCCAGTACCCTCAAATCAAACCTGCAACGGCTGGTACGGCTGATTGACCTGGGGCAACAGATGAACCTGAATCTGTCTCTAGCTCAGGCGCAGGAACTTTATTTCTACCAGCTTCATAGTGGGATCATTCCCCAGCTTTTGGCAGAAAGGGATAAAATAGGTCAAAATTCGGCGATCGCCAGCAAAGTCAAACCTACCGTTGAAACAGAGCATCTGCGGCTACTTTTGCAACTGGGACAAAAGTTGGCGATCCACGTCAGTGGATTAATGGCTGAACATTTATGA
- a CDS encoding site-2 protease family protein codes for MNLLLLFLLGLITYFIVQRLSSITRTPTWLLWLVVMTPAFIWNGWVLVKGSEKPPPELFLIPFVVCLMLYWILIQWGRISPPPPVNSSASQESGQVGTNTAETPIDPPVPRPIDKTEEAGLQNCFPWSVYYLQNIEYRPQAVICKGQLRSKPEVAYQTIQGNIEERFGDRFYVVFQEGLNDKPFFVLVPNPRSQSASSKDPYSVSKVDGHGPSGAGRKGTKQTKERVARPFLAIGLLIATFFTTLMAWSELTTDKSFQFSWSNLASGLPYALALMAILGVHEMGHYLTARRYKIQTTLPYFIPVIPIQIFPYGTFGAFIQIRSPIPNRKALFDVGSAGPLSGFVVALPLLLWGLANSDVVPQPQKPEMFNFQALDPSFSLLLALLSKLALGGELTPESVIKLHPVAVASCLGLVVTAINLMPVGQLDGGHIVHAMFGQRTGAAIGQVSRLLLLLLSFAQPHLMPWAIFLFLMPAVDEPALNDVTELDNRRDLWGLLALALLLLIILPTPPMITNWLNI; via the coding sequence ATGAATTTACTGTTGCTGTTCCTACTGGGACTCATTACCTACTTTATCGTGCAGCGTCTTTCTAGCATTACCCGCACACCGACCTGGTTGTTGTGGCTAGTGGTGATGACGCCTGCCTTTATCTGGAATGGTTGGGTGCTGGTAAAGGGAAGTGAGAAACCACCACCGGAATTATTTCTGATTCCATTTGTGGTCTGTTTGATGTTGTATTGGATTTTGATCCAATGGGGGCGGATTTCCCCTCCGCCGCCTGTCAACTCGTCGGCATCCCAGGAATCAGGACAGGTTGGAACCAATACGGCAGAAACTCCCATCGACCCTCCAGTTCCGCGCCCGATCGATAAAACGGAGGAAGCCGGTTTGCAAAACTGTTTTCCCTGGTCGGTTTATTATCTTCAAAATATTGAGTATCGACCGCAGGCAGTTATTTGTAAGGGACAGCTTAGAAGTAAACCAGAAGTTGCCTATCAGACGATTCAGGGAAATATTGAGGAACGGTTTGGTGATCGCTTTTATGTCGTCTTTCAAGAAGGTTTGAATGACAAGCCGTTTTTTGTGTTGGTTCCGAATCCGCGATCGCAGAGTGCTTCCAGCAAAGATCCTTATAGTGTTTCTAAGGTAGATGGGCATGGCCCTTCTGGTGCAGGTCGGAAGGGAACGAAACAAACGAAGGAACGGGTAGCCCGCCCCTTTCTGGCGATCGGGTTACTGATTGCCACATTTTTCACCACGCTAATGGCATGGTCAGAATTGACCACAGACAAATCCTTTCAGTTTTCCTGGTCAAATCTGGCATCTGGGCTGCCCTATGCGCTAGCGTTGATGGCAATTTTGGGTGTTCACGAGATGGGACACTACTTAACCGCACGCCGTTACAAAATTCAAACAACTTTGCCTTACTTCATTCCAGTAATTCCCATCCAGATTTTTCCCTACGGAACCTTTGGGGCTTTTATCCAGATTCGCTCCCCCATTCCTAACCGTAAGGCTTTGTTTGATGTAGGCAGTGCAGGACCGTTATCAGGATTTGTGGTGGCGCTGCCGTTGTTGTTGTGGGGATTGGCCAATTCGGATGTGGTGCCTCAGCCGCAAAAGCCAGAGATGTTTAATTTTCAAGCACTTGACCCCAGTTTCTCTTTGTTACTGGCGTTATTGAGCAAATTAGCGTTAGGGGGTGAACTGACTCCAGAATCTGTCATTAAACTCCATCCGGTTGCTGTTGCTAGTTGTCTGGGATTGGTTGTCACGGCAATTAATTTAATGCCCGTCGGACAACTGGATGGGGGGCATATTGTGCATGCGATGTTTGGGCAACGAACGGGGGCGGCGATCGGTCAGGTGTCTCGGCTCCTGCTGTTACTGTTGTCATTTGCCCAACCCCATTTAATGCCATGGGCAATCTTCCTCTTCCTCATGCCTGCGGTTGATGAGCCTGCACTAAATGATGTCACCGAATTAGACAATCGCCGTGATTTATGGGGCTTGCTTGCACTGGCACTGCTGTTATTAATTATTTTGCCGACACCGCCCATGATCACCAATTGGCTGAACATTTAA
- a CDS encoding MBL fold metallo-hydrolase: protein MTLSISFQEIQIQTELFVNSDLSNSNASGRSHNQAVGQTYPSSKNPRVVLQNQDAPYPHTIFAFPPNRDTLGATAYFIVDEVNILIDCPAWNEVTQNFLQEQGGVHWLILTHRGGIGSVGEIQRTFNSKVVIQEQEAYLLPELSVTRFKQDLSVTSNCQLIWTPGHSPGSSCVYYNRFGGVLFSGRHLLPTPQHALQPQKTAKTFHWRRQLQSIKRLLEQFSPETLQWICPGANIGFLRGKYAVEQGYQHLAQLDLDRKE from the coding sequence ATGACTCTCTCAATATCTTTCCAAGAAATCCAAATTCAAACCGAACTGTTCGTGAATTCAGACCTCTCCAATTCCAATGCATCTGGTCGTTCCCACAACCAGGCTGTCGGGCAAACATATCCTTCTTCGAAAAATCCTCGCGTTGTCTTGCAGAATCAGGATGCGCCCTATCCTCACACCATCTTTGCATTTCCGCCCAACCGCGACACGTTAGGCGCAACCGCTTACTTCATTGTAGATGAGGTCAACATTCTAATCGATTGTCCAGCCTGGAATGAGGTGACCCAAAACTTTTTGCAGGAGCAGGGTGGCGTTCACTGGCTCATCCTTACCCATCGAGGTGGCATCGGCAGCGTAGGAGAAATTCAACGGACTTTTAACAGCAAGGTCGTCATTCAGGAGCAGGAAGCATACTTGTTGCCAGAGTTGAGCGTAACTCGGTTCAAACAAGACCTGAGTGTAACGTCCAACTGCCAACTCATCTGGACTCCGGGGCATTCTCCCGGTTCATCCTGTGTTTATTACAACCGTTTTGGCGGAGTTCTGTTTTCTGGTCGCCATCTGTTGCCCACCCCCCAGCACGCGTTGCAACCGCAAAAAACAGCGAAAACCTTTCACTGGCGCAGACAACTCCAAAGCATCAAACGCCTGCTGGAACAATTTAGCCCAGAAACATTGCAGTGGATTTGTCCAGGCGCAAATATCGGTTTCCTGCGTGGTAAGTATGCCGTAGAACAGGGCTACCAGCATTTAGCCCAACTGGATCTGGATCGCAAAGAGTGA
- a CDS encoding two-partner secretion domain-containing protein encodes MKLAPGIIPSLLAAVALIPLGHLPATAQITGAADGTHTLVNQNGNTFNITGGTQAGANLFHSFQQFGLNQGQIASFLSNPSIQNILGRVTGGEASLINGLIRVTGGASNLYLMNPAGIVFGASASLNVPGSFLATTANAIGFDRPIPGSAGGWFNATGSNDYAALASAPTSLAFTALQPAAIVNSANLAVSQGQNLALIGGTVTSTGQLSAPGGAVTVASVPGESLVRISAAGQILGIEIRPTAVTDSAATGSQPTLSLAELLTGGNSDNATGLTVNPDGTVTLTGSGLQVNQGDVVVKAVSAQTATLSANHNLTLVESQIQTTGDLSLLAQNKVQVRDSVTSPVLVQAGGNLQVQGNQGIDILALNHPQPAFQSGGKLSLVSDGVISGDSHFASGGGFSILNLAGQAGQFTSLYDPIISVNGNVTFGSYTGAALKVEATGSIAVTGDITINAPDATLAVVPGNSDRQLLRTLPALILRAGLTTLQESTSVANPSTNPPFSFNEPGSGTTFNASAASTPRQIVVDGNITTTPATGSAGPVILAAPGGITVTGNINTSATDTTSQANGGQVNLATTTGSIQVGNIQATGAGAFNVGFGQNGSVLFTSNTGNITASGEINGVNTVQFATGGNITARTITANTINLTSTGGSVTVGDAADPTVNSLSTSTSDNTTSIRVSARNTIQALGPINGYVVNLDSTAGDVIIQSILSGAGGVDISAAGLFQARGTRDLSNVFLQPLLSEAPDLLSFLQAKGIIVKPDQRVTIGFGDNTALPNGDGLPPGIPYSINARQTSTIPAGTLNAPITIRFGGATRTLVDRQFVIPGQFGDPDTTSRILIQGGNGAFYSGPTVTGRLVPNISDPFVTVDAAGNFVAVSPSTFTPGVSTLFRNELYSTAFPSSQFPDTISGTVGAIIVGFGSNQTLFGAVQNQPFNAINPGTGNPGGGNSGGGVSGSGSSGGLTEGGTRGGISSTGVTGDAAQTVQRQLNSQNQGTACPPSRTIAAVPNESDQSIRNSPGTSGTTNNPCTSTGNDEAQILTILDETPNPNQR; translated from the coding sequence ATGAAACTTGCACCTGGTATCATCCCCTCACTCCTTGCCGCAGTGGCACTCATCCCACTTGGGCACCTGCCCGCAACCGCCCAGATTACAGGCGCAGCAGATGGCACCCACACCCTTGTCAACCAGAATGGCAACACCTTCAACATCACAGGGGGCACCCAGGCAGGTGCAAACCTGTTCCATAGCTTCCAGCAGTTTGGGCTAAACCAGGGACAAATTGCCAGTTTCCTCTCCAATCCTTCAATTCAAAACATCCTTGGACGCGTCACAGGGGGCGAAGCCTCGCTGATTAACGGCTTAATTCGAGTCACCGGTGGAGCGTCTAACCTCTACCTGATGAACCCTGCCGGGATTGTGTTTGGTGCCAGTGCCAGCTTGAATGTGCCTGGTTCGTTTCTGGCAACAACCGCCAATGCCATTGGGTTCGATCGTCCCATTCCTGGCAGTGCAGGCGGCTGGTTCAACGCCACGGGCAGCAATGACTATGCCGCTTTAGCCAGTGCGCCGACTTCGCTGGCATTTACTGCCCTCCAACCCGCTGCCATTGTCAACAGTGCCAATCTGGCGGTCAGCCAGGGGCAAAACCTGGCGCTCATCGGGGGAACTGTCACCAGCACCGGACAACTGTCAGCACCGGGGGGGGCCGTTACAGTTGCGTCGGTGCCAGGAGAAAGCCTGGTTCGCATCAGTGCGGCTGGTCAAATTCTGGGCATCGAAATTCGTCCGACTGCGGTTACAGACTCAGCAGCAACAGGTAGCCAACCCACTCTTTCTTTGGCGGAGTTGCTCACGGGCGGCAACAGCGACAATGCCACGGGCTTGACGGTTAACCCGGATGGCACTGTTACTCTAACGGGTTCAGGCTTGCAAGTGAATCAGGGAGATGTTGTAGTCAAAGCGGTATCGGCTCAGACGGCGACCCTATCGGCAAACCATAACCTGACGCTAGTGGAAAGTCAGATCCAGACGACGGGTGATTTAAGTTTACTGGCACAGAATAAAGTGCAGGTGCGCGATAGTGTGACGAGTCCGGTGCTGGTACAGGCGGGCGGGAATCTCCAGGTGCAGGGGAATCAGGGCATCGATATACTGGCACTCAACCATCCCCAGCCTGCCTTCCAGAGTGGGGGCAAGCTCAGCTTAGTCAGTGATGGCGTCATCTCTGGTGATTCCCACTTTGCCAGTGGGGGCGGGTTTTCAATTCTCAACCTTGCCGGTCAGGCAGGTCAGTTTACCAGTCTGTATGATCCAATTATCAGCGTTAATGGAAACGTTACCTTTGGTAGCTACACTGGGGCAGCTTTGAAAGTAGAAGCGACGGGTAGCATTGCGGTCACAGGGGATATCACCATTAATGCCCCCGATGCAACCCTTGCAGTTGTTCCGGGGAACAGCGATCGCCAACTTCTCAGAACCCTACCCGCCCTCATTTTAAGAGCCGGACTAACCACCCTCCAGGAATCCACCAGCGTCGCCAATCCCTCCACCAATCCCCCCTTCTCATTCAACGAACCTGGCTCTGGCACAACCTTCAATGCTTCAGCGGCATCCACTCCCCGGCAAATCGTGGTGGATGGCAACATCACTACCACACCTGCCACAGGTAGCGCTGGCCCTGTGATTTTAGCAGCACCGGGAGGAATTACAGTAACAGGCAATATCAATACTTCCGCCACAGACACCACTTCCCAGGCAAATGGGGGACAGGTCAACCTCGCAACAACAACCGGAAGTATTCAAGTTGGAAATATTCAAGCAACTGGCGCGGGTGCTTTTAATGTTGGGTTTGGACAGAATGGGTCGGTTCTATTCACCAGTAATACCGGCAATATTACTGCTTCAGGAGAGATAAATGGGGTCAATACGGTTCAATTCGCTACAGGAGGCAACATCACCGCCAGGACGATCACTGCGAATACGATCAATCTCACTTCAACAGGGGGAAGTGTGACGGTTGGCGATGCTGCCGATCCAACTGTGAATAGTCTTTCTACCTCTACCTCTGATAACACGACTTCGATTCGTGTTTCCGCCAGAAATACGATCCAGGCGCTTGGTCCCATTAATGGCTATGTCGTTAATCTGGATTCCACAGCGGGTGATGTCATCATTCAGTCCATCCTTTCGGGAGCGGGGGGCGTCGATATTTCTGCTGCCGGACTGTTTCAGGCAAGGGGCACCAGAGATCTCTCGAATGTTTTTCTGCAACCGCTGCTGAGTGAAGCCCCCGACCTTCTGAGCTTCCTGCAAGCAAAAGGGATTATTGTAAAACCCGACCAGCGGGTGACGATCGGCTTTGGAGATAATACTGCCTTGCCCAATGGCGATGGTCTTCCCCCTGGGATTCCTTATAGCATTAATGCCCGCCAAACTTCGACGATCCCAGCGGGCACGCTCAATGCCCCCATTACGATCCGGTTTGGGGGTGCAACCAGAACTCTGGTCGATCGCCAATTTGTGATTCCAGGTCAATTTGGTGACCCAGACACCACCAGTCGAATTCTGATTCAAGGTGGAAATGGCGCTTTTTATTCAGGTCCCACCGTGACAGGCAGACTGGTTCCCAATATTAGCGATCCTTTTGTCACGGTTGATGCTGCGGGTAATTTTGTTGCAGTCAGCCCCAGTACGTTTACGCCCGGAGTTTCCACGCTTTTCAGAAACGAACTCTACAGCACCGCCTTTCCCTCCAGCCAATTTCCCGACACAATTAGCGGCACTGTGGGGGCGATTATTGTGGGATTTGGTAGCAATCAAACCCTGTTTGGCGCGGTTCAAAATCAACCGTTTAATGCGATCAATCCGGGTACTGGAAATCCTGGTGGGGGGAATTCAGGGGGCGGTGTTTCTGGCAGTGGTAGTTCTGGTGGTTTAACCGAAGGGGGTACCAGAGGGGGCATTTCCTCAACCGGAGTGACGGGAGATGCTGCCCAAACTGTCCAGCGACAGCTTAACAGTCAGAATCAGGGAACTGCCTGCCCACCCTCCAGGACGATCGCGGCTGTCCCTAATGAATCTGATCAATCCATCAGAAACAGCCCCGGAACCTCTGGGACGACGAACAACCCCTGCACATCCACCGGAAACGATGAGGCGCAAATCCTCACCATCCTGGATGAAACTCCCAATCCGAATCAACGATAA
- a CDS encoding CHAT domain-containing protein translates to MKLAKVGRSSIHPLFILSAFFVSVLGTGSILFPSCINTVSAQTEGTTADQLFHQGNKQYQSGQFEAALTSWQQARRLYQQNRDSQGEGTVLANLGTAYISLERYKEAIATLKIFLPMTRTRSDRRDEAQTLGNLGIAYKALGYYGQALEAHKQAGRIFRAIGDRQGLGQALLNLGNTFEAIGDYDNATIAYQQSLKIAQQTGIRTTEGIALGNLGTIYANFGKYEDAIAAFERSLKIAQSIQNRSGEASTLINLGSVQHTQGNRAKALDYYQAALTIAQTTGDRQRQSEALGSLGLVYEDAKQYPQAIDYLQKSLAIARTLKNPALEGTALNNLGHALFSAGKLAEAETQLQTAIQLLDSLRFNLSDTYQVSIFDTQLQTYNLLQQVRVAANKPEAALEVSEQGRARAFAELLARKQGGEGRCQVSGVRCPEPEARSQETGNGGRRADGRQKVAYLPPTTYHLPPTIESIKQIARQQNATLVEYAIVPDDDFKFRGKQRAKESELLIWVVSPTGKVAFRRVDLKPLWQKGATLSEIVRVSRCLVPAANCGPVAEAIRGIGVVDSPANVPQDNPTKKPIRKQPGLRKLYDLLIQPIADLLPTDPNAHVIFIPQESLFLAPFVALQDSNGTYLIEKHTLLTAPSIQVLELTRQQRERRDGGWGRGDENEIIHPSSLLPHPSLVVGNPTMPSVSLQPGQQPQPLSPLPGAEQEAIQIAKLLKTKALIGEKATKTVVVEQMANAEIIHLATHGLLEYGSQGNYVSLQGLGVPGAIALAPTPGPSSISQQKEGDGLLTADEILNLRLKAKLVVLSACDTGQGRITGDGVIGLSRAFISAGASTVIVSLWAVPDAPTAELMTTFYQNLQTNPDKARALRQAMLETMKIYPRPLAWAAFTLIGEAE, encoded by the coding sequence ATGAAGTTGGCGAAAGTTGGACGATCGTCCATACATCCTTTATTTATTCTGTCGGCTTTCTTTGTGTCTGTGCTTGGCACTGGTAGTATCCTGTTTCCATCCTGTATTAACACTGTATCGGCACAAACCGAGGGCACCACAGCCGATCAACTTTTCCACCAGGGAAACAAACAGTATCAGAGTGGACAATTTGAAGCCGCATTGACATCCTGGCAGCAAGCAAGGAGGCTTTATCAACAGAACCGTGACAGTCAAGGAGAAGGAACAGTTCTGGCAAACCTGGGCACTGCCTACATTAGCCTCGAACGTTACAAGGAGGCGATTGCGACCCTGAAAATATTTTTGCCGATGACCCGCACCCGCTCCGATCGCAGGGATGAAGCTCAAACCTTGGGAAACCTGGGGATTGCCTATAAAGCGTTGGGCTATTATGGTCAGGCACTAGAAGCGCACAAACAAGCGGGCAGAATTTTCCGAGCAATCGGCGACCGCCAGGGTTTAGGACAGGCTCTACTCAATTTAGGTAATACTTTTGAAGCGATTGGAGACTACGATAACGCCACGATTGCCTACCAGCAGAGTCTCAAAATTGCCCAGCAGACAGGCATTCGCACCACTGAAGGCATTGCATTGGGAAATTTGGGAACCATTTACGCCAATTTTGGCAAATATGAAGACGCGATCGCTGCCTTTGAACGGAGTTTAAAAATTGCCCAATCCATCCAAAACCGCTCCGGTGAGGCAAGTACACTGATCAACCTGGGATCGGTTCAGCATACTCAGGGAAATCGAGCCAAGGCGTTGGACTATTACCAGGCTGCACTGACGATCGCCCAGACAACGGGCGATCGGCAACGGCAAAGTGAAGCACTGGGTAGCCTGGGGCTAGTTTATGAAGATGCCAAACAATATCCCCAGGCGATTGATTACCTTCAGAAAAGTTTGGCGATCGCCCGCACCTTAAAGAATCCAGCGCTGGAAGGAACCGCCCTTAACAACTTGGGGCATGCCCTGTTTAGCGCTGGCAAACTGGCAGAAGCAGAAACTCAACTCCAGACAGCCATTCAACTCCTGGATTCCCTCCGGTTTAATTTGAGTGATACCTACCAGGTTTCCATCTTTGACACCCAACTGCAAACCTACAATTTGCTCCAACAGGTTCGTGTTGCCGCCAACAAACCCGAAGCTGCCTTGGAAGTATCAGAGCAAGGGCGGGCACGGGCATTTGCTGAATTATTGGCGAGAAAGCAGGGGGGAGAGGGGAGGTGTCAGGTGTCAGGTGTCAGGTGTCCGGAGCCAGAAGCCAGAAGCCAGGAGACGGGAAATGGCGGGCGGCGGGCGGATGGAAGGCAAAAAGTTGCCTACCTACCACCTACCACCTACCACCTACCACCTACCATTGAAAGCATCAAACAAATCGCTCGCCAGCAAAATGCCACCCTGGTTGAATACGCGATCGTTCCTGATGATGATTTCAAATTTCGGGGCAAGCAGCGGGCTAAGGAATCGGAACTGTTGATCTGGGTCGTTTCTCCCACGGGTAAGGTTGCCTTTCGTCGGGTTGACCTGAAACCGCTCTGGCAAAAAGGTGCCACCCTATCAGAAATTGTGCGGGTTTCCCGCTGCCTGGTGCCAGCGGCGAATTGCGGGCCTGTAGCTGAGGCAATTCGTGGCATCGGTGTGGTTGATTCGCCCGCAAATGTGCCTCAAGACAACCCGACAAAAAAGCCCATCCGCAAACAACCCGGACTGCGAAAACTCTACGATCTGTTGATTCAGCCGATCGCCGACCTGTTACCCACCGATCCCAATGCCCACGTTATCTTCATTCCCCAGGAGTCCCTCTTCCTCGCCCCCTTCGTCGCCCTGCAAGACTCTAATGGCACCTATCTGATCGAAAAACATACCCTTCTCACAGCCCCTTCAATTCAGGTTTTGGAATTGACGCGCCAACAGAGAGAGCGGAGGGATGGGGGATGGGGGAGGGGGGATGAAAATGAAATAATTCATCCCTCCTCCCTCCTCCCCCATCCCTCCCTTGTTGTCGGCAACCCCACCATGCCCAGCGTTTCCCTCCAACCAGGGCAACAACCGCAACCCCTATCGCCATTGCCAGGAGCAGAACAGGAAGCCATTCAGATTGCCAAGTTGCTAAAAACCAAAGCCTTGATCGGGGAAAAGGCAACAAAAACCGTGGTTGTTGAACAGATGGCGAATGCTGAAATTATTCATCTGGCAACCCACGGCCTTTTGGAGTATGGCAGCCAGGGCAATTATGTCTCATTGCAGGGCTTGGGCGTACCGGGGGCGATCGCATTAGCACCAACCCCTGGCCCGTCCTCCATTTCTCAGCAAAAAGAGGGGGATGGATTGCTGACTGCCGACGAAATCTTAAATTTACGCCTTAAAGCGAAATTGGTTGTCCTGAGTGCCTGTGATACGGGACAGGGCAGAATTACAGGAGATGGGGTAATCGGGCTTTCCCGTGCCTTTATTTCGGCGGGTGCTTCTACCGTAATCGTTTCCCTATGGGCTGTTCCAGACGCCCCCACCGCAGAATTGATGACCACCTTCTACCAAAATCTTCAAACAAACCCGGATAAAGCCAGGGCATTGCGTCAGGCAATGTTGGAGACGATGAAAATTTATCCCAGACCCCTTGCCTGGGCAGCATTTACCTTAATTGGCGAAGCGGAGTAG